Below is a genomic region from Rosa chinensis cultivar Old Blush chromosome 5, RchiOBHm-V2, whole genome shotgun sequence.
TATTATTTACTTTATGAAAGTAAATTTGATTATATGTAGAATAAGAACACATTGGATACATTAGCTTCTTGTTTTGATTGCAAGTCTTGCCTGTGTTCAACTTGTTAATTTTTTTAGCCAATCATGAACCCCAGattaattctttcttttatcaaaATTTAGTCATTGGTATGGAACTATATGGTGCACAATGTAATAGGAAAACTCTGGGTTCATGGCTAAGCTGAAAGTTATTGATtcattttttgaaagaaaatgtgTTAATACTTGATGAGAATTCATTAAGTATAGACTAGATGATAGTTTATAATACCCCTTGGACTTTATCATAGTTTATAGTGTAGATGGTCAATTTTGTTTTGTACTGTGATTACTTAAAGTTAAATGTTAGCAGCTATGGAGAGGTAGTATTAGTAAGTCtattagaccatctccaacagaTGGGTCTTTTGCCATCTGGACACCCAGCGGGTATTTTTGACTGACCAAACCTTTCTCCAACAGATGTGCTTTTTACACATGGATTTGACATCCACCTCTCCTCTGTAGAAAATGACAGAAACCATTGAAGctgtcttttaatttttttattgtttctttctctcactctctctcacactctctttccctttcacggctttcttcctctcctctcaCCCAGAACTTCAAGCTTCCACTAAAAAATCACCCATAACTTCAAGCttcaatcttcctcttctcaagattcttttctcttcttaggATCATGGATCAAGAGAATTCACCTTCATCTTCAGATGGTGCAGATGAGGAATTTTGGGATTTTGCCAATTCATCATCAGACGAAGACTTGATGAATCTGCAGATTGAAGCTCTACAAGAGAAGGGGAGAAAAAGACGTCGTGGCTCAATTCCTGGTCGTATATATAAAGATAGACAACGACTGCAAGGCCACGAACCACTGTTCAAAGATTATTTTGCAGAAAATCATGTTCATGAAGAAGTTGTATTTTGGAGAAGGTTTCGGATGCATCGAgctctttttcttcaaattctcACTGTAGTAAAAGCTCATGACTCATATTTTGTTCAAAAAAGGGACTCAGCAGGACGTCTTGGGCTATCATCTCTACAAAAAGTTACCGCTGCAATGAGGATGCTTGCGTATGGAATTGGGGCAGACGTTGTGGATGCCTATCTTACAATCGATGAAAGCACTGCAATTGAAGCTATGAAAAGTTTTGTCCAAGCTGTTATCACTGTATTTGGAGTTGAATGCTTAAGAAAGCCAACTTCTGATGATATTTCCAGATTGCTATTGATTGGTGAGAGTCGTGGATTTCCTGGAATGCTTGGTAGTATCGATTGTATGTACTGGAAGTGGAAGAATTGTCCGGTTGCATGGAAAAGTATGTTTTCTCGTGGAGATCATCGTGAACCTTCATTGATTCTTGAAGCTGTTGCTTCACACGATCTTTGGATATGACATTCTTTTTTTGGATTACCAGGCTGTCATAATGATATTAATGTCTTAGAGCATTCGCCTTTATTTGCTGACCTCCGTGAAGGTCGAGCCCCTCCAGTCACTTATAAGATTAATGATCATGAATACACAATGGGATATTGTCTAGCCGATGGCATATATCCTTCGTGGGCCACTTTTGTCAAAACCATTCCATGTCCACAAGGAGAGAAAGCAAAGAATTTTGCTAAAGCTGAAGAGGGATGTCGGAAAGATGTAGAACGAGCATTTGGAGTGCTGCAAGCACGTTTTGCAATTGTTTGTGGACCGGCTCGTTGTTGGGATCGTGAAACACTTCAAAAGATCATGAAAGCATGTTTTTTCAAAACACTTCAAAAGTTAGATGTTTTTTCATATACCATTTAGGAGCTGTAAGTTATGATCTTGTTTGGGGGGAGAAGCAAAAGCGGAAACTGTGAGAAGCCTGAGCTTGCTTCCTCCAAGGTTCAACTGCACAGCTCATTTAAAGTCCACAGCATTTTGGGCTAAACTTGGTGCTTCATCCCGTAAACAAACTATCATCTTTCCACAGGTCATGCTTCTTTCCCCAGTTTCATAACATCAAATGTGTCATTTCTTATATTAATCCAGAGTTAGACTCGAgagattgaaatttgaattcTTAGATTATAAGCTTCTAAAAGCTATATTTGTGTTCTAGTAGAGTATATTATTCTaaatagaaagagaaaaattgttCCCTGGTGATTTTGGAAAGTTCTGGCCCAACTTCAGTTTATTGAATTTAGATGAATATGGAATTATGGATGAATATTTCTCTGTTTTTTATGCAATTAGCAtcttatgtttttctttttaaaatttttttagtCTTGCTTATGTTCCATATTTGTTTACCATTTTGTGTCAATCTTGAATCCATgaagttttgttttattaattttcaGTCATTGGTATGGTATTATGGTGTATAATTTAGTAGGAAACAATTGATTCATGGCTAAGTTGATAGTGGTTTGCATGTCTTATGCGAAGAAACCggctaataaattaatctctAAAAATATCTCAGCCACAAATCAAGATATAGTAAGTGCTTTATACTTTTCGCGGGCTCATTTCGCTCGGAATTCACCTCTCGTCTATACTCCATTTGCAGACTTCATGCAACTACTTTTTGTGGTGGATCTTTTGCGAAGCTTAGGAGGTGGATTTCGTTGTGCTCCAAAGTGTTTCGCTCAAGTATTTCTGTGACGCTTGTGGGCCTTTGGGATGCTTCGCGAACAAACAGGAGAGACCTCCAAAATGATAGCTTCTCCATAAATTCTTTGAGGAAAAATCTTCTCAAGATATATCAGAGTAAGAAGAAATCTTCTCAAGGTAGATccgagtgaggagaaatcttctcaagGCAGATCCGAGTGAGGAGGAATCTCTTTGAGCTTGGTGAAAATATTCCTCGCGAAGACTTTCTTGGCTTTTTGGATCGACTCCTCCTCAGTTGTATCTTGTTGGCGAGGCTTAGGCTCATGTAGTCATTTTCCGCCATAAAAGCCTTGGCGAAAATGTTCCTCGCGAACATTCGCGGATTTCTGGCTTCTTTCGCgaacttcctcttttttttttcttttttttacgaAGATCCTTCTTGCTAAGAGGCACTATTTCTCTCCCTAGAAACTATTAAACTATCTTTTAATAAAGATGACTATCTCCTTATTGAAAAGGAGAGTGTGGTGAGAGAAAagaatacaaaataaataaataaataaataaataattaaataaataaaataaggagaaacaaaaattaagtgATGGGATCGATCTGGGTTGTTGCAAGTGGGTGACTGATATGTAAACTTTCCAAGGATACTAGACTAAATAATGGTGGAATGATGGTGGAGACAGAAATTAATGAAGAGAAATAGTGTGAGGGACAAGACTTGAAGAAAACTACAAACTGAAAAAGTGACAGtaaagaagcaaagaaagaggCTAACAGTAGCATATTTGGCTACAAGATCACGGGagaggccatctatgcttcactccaaactccgatgtatcaaaatttgtagggtaaaaatccctcatgtgagagcttgtaggaaaagaacaaagatactttGCGTTGAAGAATTTGGAGGAATTTGGCTCGTGAGAGGGGTAATCTTGCCCCCCCAAGTATCCTTGTTGGTTGTTGaagcatgatcttcaattgcaattttggagataaAGATAAGTATAGATCGGCTTTGTTACCAACTACCATATCATAGAACATGGTGTCTTCAGAATAAGCCACGAATTGGCTTTTGCATTTGACCACTTGCTAGTCTGAATTCTCCACATCAAGAGCTTCAAAGAACTTGAACTCCTTCATATGATTTTTGAAACCaataatcaaattataattatCATCATATTTATCATAGATTGGCTTTGTATCGAGATCAAATTTAGAATCACCAAAATTCGATGAATCGATCTCTTCTTCGAAAATAGGCATATCAAATATTTGTTTGCCTCTATATTCTTTCCAGGCATCATATTGAGATGCTTCTATGGACTGTTTAGTATCATAGACAaatttcttttgcaagaaattTAGAGTCTGATAATtgtaaacaagagttaacttGTATTGATGATACTCAAATTTATAGTCACGAAGGACAAATTGGCCACTAAAATAATTTTTCTGGCCATTCTTGCAAGGTGGGTTACAAATGTATCCTCCATGTATATCAAAGCCACCACTTGGCCCTGAAACACTGATGaagaatttgaaattgaattgattaataaagccaCAGATTGACTTTCCAAGACCacaacttaattgataattaagttggcCATGGCTTAATTGGTTAACTCCAACATGACGTCCTGAAGCATGGCCAAGgctaaattgataattaagtgGGCCATGTCTTGATTGGTCCTCTTCATGATCATGATGACGTCCAGCAGCAGAGTCACAATTAAATTGATCATGAACTTGCTTCTATTGATCAAAGGGATGAACATGGGCCATAggatcagtggagaaatcagCTATCTGTTCAGAGACAATTTTCTTGGTAGAAGAACATTCTTGTGGACGGTCTTCTCCATGCACAGCCTCTGTGTAAGGCTGTAATTCACCAGTGAGGCATTTAGGTTTATCACCACCTATAGGCAATTCAACCTCAGAAACAACCTCTTTGCGTGCAGATTCTTGACTTTCCAATTTGTCTTGATGCGAACTGACTTGAATAGCCAAGATGGAATCTTCTTTGCACAAGGTAGCGAACTCCCATGCGGTCTTGCGCCGGGTCGCTATACAGTCCAGGATATGCTGATATTGTTTTCTCCACTCTTGGTCTTTCTGCTTCCTCCACTGGGTAAGCTCTCGATCGCGCTGTTTAGCTTCTCGTGCACACTGCTCCCTTTGCTCTTTAGCTTTTTGAGCATTTTAGTTCATTCGTTGATCGAAATCGCGAAGCTGCTGCTCAGTCCTCGTGATCGATGTAGCCAAGTGCCTCCTATAGTTGTCGCTATTGACCGTAAGGATGCGGAGTCGTTCATTGATCCTAGCATCCTCTGGGATGACGAGGGACGCGAACTCGTCATCAATGTCAGTATTGCCAGTGGTGGCAACATTGGCCATCTTGTCACCTTAGGAAGTTCCTTTGGTAAAGATATTCCCTTGGCATCCCAATGATGGTGAATACAAAAAGACTCTGGTGcaagtcccactgggcgtgccaaaatgtttggctccagttttgttgcagctggtcaacagtctcttttctacACGGGTGTGCCAACACCTTTCGGGTGCGATCATTGGGgggtcccttgacctgacttctttcaagcgattgtggacgaggagagcaccaacctcctcgccggattctttgtgcctcgtggtgaggacttttgctaagcttCTTTAAGagcacacaatcgatactcgacgtcgtagatcgagcagagcgaaaatCACTAGGAActggggagaacttgctaaagcgtgactttagcttggctggtttgcgagggcattacccttgcttggctggttccgtaaccgttgtggtcgcggtactacagtcggctcccgaggagactaggaccgaagcacgttgacaaagggtttggtggcactggcagtcggctcctgaggagactaggactagagTGTGATCActggtaagagaaagagagagattctCTGGAGAGACTTGAGTAGTCGTAGAGATTAGTTGATGAATTGTGTGTTGTTACTTCAtcgtagcctctatatataggctaccaagccatagtggttggccttaaacaaatcatgatgggttaacCACTTAAGCACTTAATCACTAATGGaattgttaggtttaagcacttaaacactaacggaattgttaggtttaagcacttgaacactaatggaattgtggtaggttttccaattaagcCACCATAAAATGTAGTTGAATGCTTCCCCACGTGCATGTcatattccttaattgaatggagtatgaatattcgcattcttgcagcttgcataatcttccataattctacAGGTAGgttttatttagcctctaaataatatatttcgaacttgtcgacaatatatagcttaagccactgacattggctcaatttcttcaagacacgccttgtcaggtcaaaatgctcattttgggttcaaacaacaACATTTGATGTACGTGCTTTCTGGACATGGATAAGTAATAAAGTTATCTattttctcaacaaaaaaaaaaaatacttatccATTGTCAGCGGTCAAATTCAGAACTGAACCATTAGGTGCAGGAATAACCCCATTTGCGCACCAAACTACCGTTCTGTCTGGTATCTTGGCATATACCCTATAGAAAGCAAGAAAATATCTTTGTTTGAAGATGCGTAAATCCAAAGGCAAAATCACCAGAAGCATCCACTGTTACTCTACCATTAGTTTGTGCAAGTACAGAAACTGGAATCAGAAACAATGAGGAAATAAGCAGAAGCAGCCGTACAGTAAAAGACATTTGCATTTGCTGCACTAATGTGGGTGAACAATTGTTACAAATCTATAACCATACTTAATGAAGTATGCTTCGTGAAATTTATGGTAGTAGATACATCTTCAATTCTTCATTGACAGAGAACTtccattttattttcaaaattttcgtGGCCACCAATTTGTAACTCTATTTAAGTCAACCTTTCTCTTGTATTGTTCCTGTTCCTTTGAAGAAGAAACTATGTAATTTCCTAGCCAAACTATTAAGACTAGTTAACAGTGGAAAAGAATGAATAGAAAGAAGAGGACAATTATAGGCCGTCGAATTTAATCTATAAGGAGGTGCTGTCAAATCTGAACTTAAATTTCGCACAGTAGGACCCGCTAGAAATATCGAAGGAAGAACGAAACCAAGAAAGACTGCAGAAATGATTGATACTAGAGAAGACTACAATGTCTTCTCCCAAACAGTGTGGTAGCCTTTTTGAGACATCAAACCTTCTGTTCTAACAATTATCACCGGTCTCTATCTGTTACTTTAACAGTGACAAAATCAGAAATGTACCGAGCATGCATGATAATTACCCAAAATAGAAATATCCGTTAATATCAAGCCGCTGTTCATAAAATGATACCATTCTCTATGTATCATATattgttggcgtgagtcatgccatgtaattaggattgtgaatattgtgtattattaggattattctGTTGTAATATGTTTCCTAATAGGTCtggtaattagtttcctaataggtcttgatgtatcttgtatatatactccattcttggagaaggtaaatatcatcagaaaattctcaatctcttattcctttgttctgtttgacttggtatcagagccgagATCCATTCGGATTCGGTTTGTTCTTTCCGCTGCGAATAGAGGGTTCTTTTGATTCGGTCCTTTTAGATTTGGTTGAATTGGTTCTTTTGGTTGGTTGATTCTCTTGCCTTGGTTCTTTTTATCGAATTGGTTCTTTTGCTTCTGCAAGTCGTGAAttggttctttttcttctacaagTCGTGAAttggttctttttcttctgcaAGTCGTGAATTGGTTCTTTTGCTTCTACAAGTTGATTTCATCCTTTGTCCATCAGTTCATCCTTTTTGTTCTTGTGTCCGTCCATATCCATCCTGGTTCTTTGGTATTCTTTTTGTTACAATTTGTAgggtctgaaaaaaaaaaaaaaaaaaaaggatggtgGATTTGACTCTTACCGACGGTAATACTGGAGGACGTGGTGGTAGTCAAAGAGGCAAAGCGGCAGTCCAATTGGTGCCAGAACCTGACTTCTACGGCATTGCAGGGCAAGATCCCTCACAGGGTAATGTTTCCTTGACTAAGGGaactcgaggtaaaattggtgttgctttacatgtttctgactttactggtagtgatacatggataattgattctggtgcgtctgaccatatgacctatgataagtcCTTCTTTATGTCTATGTCATCCCCTTCTATATCCCATGTTTCTAATGCAAATGGTGCGTCTTTTCCAGTCTTAGGTATTGGGTCTGTTCAGGTTACACCATCCATTGTATTGCATGATGTGCTTTATGTACCTTCAttgtctcatcatcttttgtctGTATCCCAGTTGGGGTCACAAaataaatgctctgtaaccttttatccaatGTATGTTATTTTTCATAATCTGTGCACTAGGGTGATCATGGGCAAGGGAGACCTGAGGGGGAgactgtttcacttggattgcatgtacgCAGAGCCAACACAAGCACCGGAACAGCCTTTAGCCCTGACATTGAATTCTGACAGATTAAGTGAGCTATGGTTATGGCATAGGCGTTTGGGTTATCCATCTTTTGgagttatgaagaagtccatgccTTCATTGTTTTTGGGAGTTAGTGAGTCTAGCCtgcattgtgaaacttgtgctttggctaagagtcataggtctagttatccttcgagttttcattctagtactatgccttttgagttaattcattcagatgtatggggtccttctaaacattctaccctttctggaatgcgatattttgtgttattcattgatgactttactCGATTATCCTGGGTGGTTTTACTTAAGTCCAAAGACTCTGTTTTCTCTGCTTTTACAGCATTCCATAAGCTTGTTCGTACTCAATATGATGCTCATGTTAAGGTCTTTCGTTCCGATAATGGGGGTGAGTTTGTcaatcattcttttcatgaataTTTCCAAGACCATGGCATCATACATCAAACTTCATGCTCACAGACacctgagcaaaatggggtgtcTGAACGGAAAAATCGTCATCTTCTGGACATGGCTCGGTCTCTTCTACTTAGTGCTaacatgcctaagtatctttggggagagGCCGTATTGTGTGCTTCTCATCTAATCAATCGTCTTCCGTCTGTCCCTCTTCAAGGTCGTGTCCCACTTGAGGTCCTGTCTAACTATGTTTCTATTCCATCTTCTAATACTCttcctgctcgtgtctttggttgtattgCTTATGTTCATCTATATAAGAATCAGAGGTCAAAGTTGGATGCTAgagcccttaagtgtgtgtttgtggaGTATAGTTCTCATCAGAAAGGTTACAAATGTTATCATCCTCAATCCCAGAAGttttatgtcaccatggatgtTACGTTCAGTGAAGATGCATGTTATTTTTTACCTCCTGTGACTCCTTGTCAGGGGGAGAAGTCTTGTTATTATGAAGATTTGTTTAGTGGGCAAGATGGGAGACTATCATCCGAGTTCTCAAGGCTGGAGTGTTTTGGAACAGAACTTGCAAAAGAGGACAGCAGCCCACCGAATAGAGAAGAGAATTTGGGTGGAACGGAACTTGAAAAAGAGGACAGCAGCCCACCGAATGGAGAAGAGAATTTGGGTAGTCAGTTACTGACCAGTCTATCGGATCAGTCTGACCGGTTGGTTGAAGAGGAAGTTTCTGATTATGTTTCCGATGAAATTCTCGATGTCACCAATGCCGTTTTGAACAGTTCTTCtgtctctccctctccttcagTGGTCTCGCCTGCTCAATCATCACCCGAGGTATGTTCTAATCCTTCTTTATCTAATACTCATTCTGTGTCAACTAGTGTTCCTTCTTCTGTGTCAGATATTGTTCCCACCAAAACTCTGCCTAGTCGTTCCACCCGTGGTCAACCCCCGAAGCACTATGAACCTACTCTAAatgccaaagctaaataccccgTTGCCAATTATGTGTCGACCCATAGGCTGTCTAAACCGTATGTAgcatttgtgaatcaattatcttctgtgtctctccctagtaaagtgcaggatgcaatgaGGGATGAGAAGTGGATGCAAGCAATGACCGTCGAAATGGATGCTCTTGAGAAGAATTGTACGTGGGAGCTAGTATCATTACCACCCGGGAAGAAGACAGTTGGTTGTCGGTGGGTGTATACTGTGAAACACAATTCAGATGGATCGGTGGACAAGTACAAGGCAAGACTAGTGGCTAAAGGCTATACTCAAAAGTATGGAGTGGATTATGATGAGACATTTGCACCAGTGGCCAAAATTAACACAATTCGGGTACTTCTTTCGTTAGctgctaatcttgattggcctttacaacagtttgatgttaagaatgcattcttgcatGGTGATTTGCATGAAGAGGTTTATATGGATTTGCCTCCTGGATATGGTACTTCTACTGGAGAGCAGGTGGTGTGCAGATTGAAAAAATCtctttatggtttgaagcagtctcccagagcttggtttggcaggttcaccaagttcatgaagaaaattggcTACCGGCAAAGCAATTCAgatcacaccttgttccttaaACATCGGTGTGGTAAAGtgactgccttgattatttatgttgatgacatggttgTTACAGGTGATGACTTTGAGGAGATTCAAAGGTTACAAGATCAGTTATCTttagaatttgagatgaaagatttgggtaatttgaaatatttcttgggaattgaagttgctcgtgGGAAGGATTGTATTATGTTGAGTCAGAGAAAGTATGTTCTCGACTTGCTGGCAGAAACAGGTATGCTTGACAGTCAacctgttgatactcctattgagcaaaaCCATAGGTTAGCAGAGTACTTGGATCAAgtacctacgaataaagcaagataccagaggttagttggccggttgatttatttatcCCACACTAGACCAGATTTAGCCTATGCTgttagtgtggtgagtcagtttatgcataatcccAGTAAGACTCATATGGATGCTGTATTTCGTATTTTGCGGTATTTAAAGTCTGCTCCAGGGAAGGGATTACTCTTTTCAAAACACAGTCACTTGGATGTTTCCGGGTACACAGACGCGGACTGGGCAGGTAATATTACAGATCGCAGGTCTACTTCGGGCTACTTCACATTTGTGGGTGGTAACTTGGTtacttggaagagcaagaaacaaaaggtggtgGCTCGTTCTAGTGCAGAAGCAGAGTATAAAGGAATGGCCCGAGGACTTTGTGAgttgttgtggttgagaaatttgttgagggatttggggtTCAGGCAGGAAAAGGCTATGCAgctttattgtgataataaggctacaattgaaattgctcacaatcctgttcagcatgatcgcacaaagcatgtggaggtagatcgacacttcattaaagagaagctgGATGGACAGATCATTATGTTTCCCTTCGTTCCTACTGAAGAACAGTTGGCA
It encodes:
- the LOC112164335 gene encoding uncharacterized protein LOC112164335: MDQENSPSSSDGADEEFWDFANSSSDEDLMNLQIEALQEKGRKRRRGSIPGRIYKDRQRLQGHEPLFKDYFAENHVHEEVVFWRRFRMHRALFLQILTVVKAHDSYFVQKRDSAGRLGLSSLQKVTAAMRMLAYGIGADVVDAYLTIDESTAIEAMKSFVQAVITVFGVECLRKPTSDDISRLLLIGESRGFPGMLGSIDCMYWKWKNCPVAWKSMFSRGDHREPSLILEAVASHDLWI